The Cuculus canorus isolate bCucCan1 chromosome 5, bCucCan1.pri, whole genome shotgun sequence DNA segment gttCCGCCATACCTGCATATGGAATAGAAAGAACATGGTATATGCAGACAGTGTCAGCAGCCTCTCAGCCTCAATCAACCAAGCATTTGGGGATGAATTAAGCTGCAATTGTTTACAATTAATATCCATCAACTGCAGATGTTATTTCTAAGACAGTTTTAACCCTTTGTTAAATAAATTTGATTGCTCTGCTAAAATGGCACATGAAAGTGAACTGGCAGGACTTCTCATATGGATTTCTCAGTCTCAACAAAGGTTATTATCTTTTTAGATAGTACCCACCACAGAAGTGAAAATATAACCCTATGAAAACATACCAGTAAGATCCAGAGTAGACAACAGAATGTAGCCCAGAAATTAGGATTTTTCCAAAGCTGATGCTGAATGGACATAAAATCCTATTTTTGGTTGCATGCATTTCCAATTTGAGttttttgcagaaatgtttttgcctTCAGAAAGGGGAAGTTACTAAGTATATTCCTGTCAAGGTTTCTTAAGCAAACAGGAAGACTGCTGTTTTATACGGAGAGTGGAAGGAGAAGTCATGGAGACATTTTATCAGTAGCTGTGTCTTGATTAGTTCTGAGttgattttttgggtttttttttcttttttaaaaacaaacaaacaaacaaacaacaacccACATAGTTCAAAGCGGATTCTCCACCTTCTGCAGTAGCTTAAAGCTTTGTTAGATCAACTTTTCAAGTAAGTTGTCTACTCCAGCCAGCTTTATGTGTCCATATTCTACCATCAGTCAGAGGACCAGGACAAATTTAATATCTTTCACCTACTGTATTCACTAGTATTTGAATTCTGTGTTTTACCTGAATTGAATGTTCAGGATTGGAGCTTCCATGAAGTCTGACACACATTCAATGTTCACAACCTGCTGAACCTGTGCACCTCCATCCACTGTGGGGTCAACAGGTTTTGTCTGAAGATTCAGGCATAAGAAGTGGTCAAGGAAACtaatcaattaatttttaactttatgAGAGTAAATCCTCCAATAAGTTATACGAGCAATTAGCATTGTATCCGCTCATTCTCTATACACTATTCAAAACTTAGTTCTCGTACAgcaaaaaaggatttttcttaaaCTGCACACCTAGAAGCAATAACCTGCACAATTCTGTTATTTagattttcttaaagaaaggTGCCCTCAAAAAGGTACGAAAGCACAGACAGACTTCACAATAACAACCACTGGACTATATCTCATTTTGATGTGAACATTATAGTGATGCTTTGAGTCACGCAAGCTTGATTACAGAGTCCCCTAGAAATCTTAGATTTGCAATACTAAGCATTAAGAACGAACTGTAAATTAAGAGCTTATCTTAAAGTATCATCATCTTTGTGTACATGTATTTTCTACCTCCATATTAAGTCTGAGATATCTGCTAATGCAGGACTTGAAAGACACATCTAGCCCTCCTCTAATTCATGACAGTGGAGAAAGCTACAGTTACCTTACATATTCATTCAGTGTAATTCCTCCTATTTCAACAGTAAAATCTGTGTTTGTAACCAGAGCTTTAAGGAGAGAATCTTTCATCCCTGCTCAAGACTTGTTCTTTCTACCAAAACTTTAGAAAATTATCAGCCAGTTTCTCATCTCTTCATGTTCAAGGACATCATGTCTTCATCCAGCAGCTTTATTACAATTTTGTGCAGCATGAAACACAAACCCTAAGTAAGAACAGACATGCTATTGCATTTTAGGATATTTGACTGTAAGTCATCTGAGCAGATTACTGTTGGAGTAAAATTCAAGAACTGAGTCGATGTCTTATTACCATAGAAAATGAACATACGTcctacaaagaaaagaataaaagacatAAGAATTCGTAGGTATGTCACATGTGATCATATTGAGTTACTTGTGTGGCAAGTACCTAACACATtgtttttctacctttctttaaaacaacttttaaacCATGtgaagcatattttattttctcttaccAAGATATTCACAGTTCAAAACGAAGTaacagattaaaacaaacacCAGAACTCTCCCACAGCAGCTGTCACACAGGCAGTTAAATCATCAGTGGAAGTTTTTCAGTCACTGaagaacattaattttttatgtaAAGAAGCAGAAGGGGAGAAACAAGCAATCCTAGTGCTGATCTGTGTTCAATTCCCAGCTCCTTCCTACATGTTTTCAGTATCTTGTATTAGATAGACATGCCTGAAATGTATGGTGTATCATATTATTACAATAAGCTATGCTGCAAGATATAAAATAGTGAGGAGAATGGTCCTATATAATTCTGACTCTACCAGCCTTAGAACTAGGCAGCAAAAGCTGGAGCTTTACAGAACCACTTAACATTCCCATTTCATCTCAGCTACCAAATTGACCAAAAAGTTTAAGGAAACAAGAGTCTACACAGAAGTCAGGGACACAAACAGTGGAAGATCCTAAGACAGGTTAGGCCTGAAATCACATTTCCCTCTTAAGCAGCTAAAAAGCTAAGTCCTATCCCTGGCATTAGGGTTGATAATGCAGACAGCTAATCACTTGGCCTGAAAGCTCTTACCCAGGTTCTGTCGAAATTCAGATTTCAATCCAATTTGTAGTaactgattttcaaataaaactccATTATTTTTACACACAAACCtaggggaagagagggaaaacatgttttaaatggagccatattaaatatttagaaccaaaaaattcagattttaaacagaGGATGAAGATTGTGGTTAACCTAGAGTGCATCAGTCTGTGAGAAAGGCCTTTGCAGAAAACTGCAGAGTTAGAAAAGACAATTTTACAACCAAAATCACGCTCGTAGGATACTAAAAGAAGTGCAATTTCTATTTGATAGGTTGTCTGAGAAACTATGAAGGAAACCACAATATGctataaaaacacacacactgtCTATAAAGGACCAGGCAACAGACTAGGGTTTTTCTTATTCATATTCTCGACAACTTCTGAAACTCATTAGGTTGGTGCAGAATTGAAAAGTTTGAAGCTTTGACTGTttaaacctgaaagaaaaaagaatcccTTGTTTTATGAGTTCTGTATAACATAAGTCAACTGAGAGCggtatcttattttcttttggcatTTTAAGAGGAAGCCCATTCCACGGTGATTTCAGTCCTTTCTGTCACCCTTCACTTAAAAGTAGAAGAGGTGGTCAAACATCAGCCTTTTGCATACAAGGCACTCAAAACATACTCCCAAGTATCCATACTTTTGACAATTTACTCTTAcggttttcctttatttgtgaATAGTTGCAAAACTTAATATACAACTGGCATTGCCTCATTTTAGAGCAGTGTGTGATAGCACTGACTCGCAAAGGCAACTCTAACCTGTGTATGCATGAGATTGTCATAAAATCTACACCATCTACCGAGGTATTATAGTCACAAGTCTGACAGCACATGTTTCTCCAGTTTGGTTGGTATTAAGTTAATGCACACTATAGTTTTGCTTTATAACTACATCTGGAAGTTGCCCAGCCTTGCAAGGTTTTAGTATTGCTTACTTGTGAAAAAGCTCATCAGCATCATGCACAGTATCAGCTGGTTCCTCAGAAACTACCTCAGATGAAGCCAGGTCAGGGCTAGTTCAGGcagcacaaaggaagaaaggcagtAGCGACAGAGATAGCAGGAGTTAGTAAAGACAGCTTAGTGCTTAGTTGTTTCTTTCACCTCCTTCCTCAAAAATGGCACTGCTGAGTTTAATGCATGAAAGCTGCCCTAGCTGAGTACACCTAGAAAGGTTTTAGGCATTAGGCAAtgttttcccccatttctctcccccatcccacccctccctGATTGTTAGGAACCAGCAATTCTTCCCAAAGCTGAAAGCTTCAGTAGCTTAAACTTGTAACTCTTAAAGAACCAAGTCCTTTTATGTGTTGAATTGTAACAGCAAAAAAGTTTAGTTCTAAACCATAAATGTAGATGTATATTAACTACTATGAATGTGTACTTTGGAGCAGAGGCCTCATCAACGTTAACAGCACTTCTAACTAGAGCTGCACAATCACTTCTTAAAAAGACATGCAAGTATAAGTGTAGGCAAGAATATACAGGCACACAGAGAATGACTTACCCAAGTAACAGATTAGAAACAAAAGTGACAACAGCACTAAAGAGAGGCAGGAAACTGAAAATGGCAACTTCTCAATATCATTAGAGAAGCATTTCATCATCTACAGACAGACCAAGGGGTTGGGCAATGCTAtactttcttctgcagaaagagaaaactttttAGGTAACTTTTGCTTATGAAGCTGCTAgcattggtttcttttttcacctcttAAAAAAGAACTCTAACAAGTCTGTGTAGCTTCTTAAAGTCTTGGTATTGTGTGGCATGATTAAACATCACACTGCTTTCCGAGGGAAACAAACAGTCACCTCTTAACCACTGCAAGCCTGCAACAATGCTTTGACTAGCATAAAACGGAAGTCTCAAGGATCCAAGCAGGTTAGTTTCACTAATTATGTCTTTTATAATAGGATGCATTGCAAATTTGTCATGGCATCATTTGAAATTTGTTCCTTGACAATAGTAACATATTCTTTGGCCAGTAAAGtgacagatttttaaagacattctGTGATCTTACACTATTTCTCCCCTAAATTTTAGCCAAACAACACCTGAATGTAACCACGcaaaaaattaataacacaTTGCACCTACACTACTCTGAGTAATGTAATTAGGAAGACACTTTTATCAAatcctctaaaaaaaaaaaaagtcacttaaGCACctgtttttccccccctcttcaCACCTGTTTGtcagacaaaagcaaaacaatttagCTATATCTTACAATTCTGAGAACTAGTATCTCTGGATATAATCCACCTCACTGTTTCAGTATCAGCTTGCCATAAGTGGAGAGACACACGAATACTTCAGGGAAATAATAAGAAACATTGATATCAGACCAGATCACCCCCAAATTCAAGAGGTATTGAGATGCACAAGCAGCTCAGTtgaacaaagaagcaaaacctGCACAAAAACTACACAATACTCTGTGGCTAATATCCTCAAATTGATTACTACAAACTCGGTTTTTCCATAAGCAGAGATTTTATTCAATAAAGACAGCACATCCAGCATAGAGTTCAAGAAcatctcttctgctgcagaactACTACCCAGGAATGCAGTCAAAAAGctggaataaaaccaaaagttattgtatgtattttcttctttaatcttgttttagcaggcaaattctttttcagattCCTTACAGAGTTGACTGAATTACCTCGCAAAGTTGTCATCAGAACCAGGAGCAAGAGGTGCAACAGCAGAAGCTGAATCCGAAAATACATCCACCAGCAGGCTACCACTAGAGGACGGTGGGGGAGCTGAATTGGTGAGAGGGGCAGAACCCAGACCCAGCAGATCCGCAGATGGAGAAGGAGTAGACTAGGGAAGACAAGATACTTTGGGGTTACGCTACAACAAGCTAGAACAAAGCTGTCTCTTTTGCGTAAACATCTAAGCAACAGCAAAGTGACTCTTCCCAGCCCAAATCTAGCTTTGAACAGATATAGAAGACTCCATGAATGCAGTTAACATCCTGCTTTTCAACTTAAGATCATGTggttctcttttttcctttaaggagTTATGTCCACCTaaccattaaataaaaaaactacatttttctgCCTAGAATTGgattctgcagaagaaagatgaCAGTGTCCTTCTTTTCACCTCCTCTTAGTTTTAAGGGAAATTAAGTACTATAGGGAATAAAATTCAAATGTGTggcttttccttcttgaagaatcCAGGAAGAAAGGCATTGGCTTTTACACAAACCTATAATAAAATATCACAGCATCTTTAAAATTGACTATCAGGTTAGTCTTGGGTTTTTGAAAGTTGGCAAAAATTAGAAACAATGTAAAACCTAACCCTCAAAAAAAGCAGAGCCTGTAGCTAGTTCAATCTGCAAACACTAAAGTAGAGGTAAGacctttaaatctttttttctcaaatagaACAAACCAAGTAGGCAGGACACATAGGCGTGCAACAGAGGCCAGATGTATGTGCCCAAGTCACATGCAAGAACAAAGCACAGACTGCTAAACAAAACGTTCACACATTAGATGTCAGCAGTGTACAAGTATGCTAGATGAAAGCCATGAGATGCATTTGGACTGAGTCTGAAATTTTGTTTTTGTAAGCCAACTCAAAGTTATCATATACTCTAAATAATTTAATGCAGTAAAACGCAAAAatccctgggaaaaaaatttcagaagcCAATCAGTAAGaactactgaaaacaaacagctaAACTCCAATTTAGAACATAATCTTGGCATCTAAGCCAGGATCACATCAAAGCCACTAATGAAGGTAACATAGCGGAGTTTCTTACATGGCTGCAACTCAAAGCAAAGCTCATAAAGCACAATACAATTTTAACTTCTAGTCACCTCAGTTAACTTGGCATGCAATGAAAATTAGGCAGCTTTTCTGTCCATTAAAGATACTGCACTTAGAACATCTACTCATATATACCATAATAAATAATAGTTACAGGATTATGCTTTAGCAAACTGGGCAGGGACTGTGCTACAATATTTCAACCTTTTAGGTAATCTACTACTACTACATCTCAAATGTAATTACAAGTTATGCTACtcattaaaaccagaaacaagtATTACATTATGTGAACATTCATCCTACCAGCTCTAACTGACAATAAAATGAGAAGtttcagctcagaaaaaaaccaagactgTGGCCTTCTCTCTCATAACTTTTCTAAAATAGTACTATCAAATAAACAATAACATTATATTGATTTAAGGACATCTGTATTAAGTCACTGATTTTACTAGAAGTCAACAATACTTAACCTGAAACAAGATGCAAAGTGTCTACCATGTTagacaaagcagaagaacagcTGATACTTTGAGATTCAAGTTACTccttttaaatatgttaaatatgTCACACCTCTACTGCAATTTCACTGGCAAGGAAATTCCCATTTTGAAGtttacagcaatatttttcaaagtaacaATGTAAAAGGGGTTTCTTTTAGGCCACAGTTGATTTGTCTGCATTTACATAAAACTTACAAAGGAAAATCACATCCAGACATGTGATGGAGGGAAGCAGCTGTATGTTCCCCAGCTACTTTATAGCAAACACCCACAGTCTTAAATTTGAGATGAGAAGTTTTAAACCCTTAAATAGTCACTTTAAGGAAATCACTTTTCTCACTTGTACACCGTCTAAGGTGGTTAAATAACAGCATTTTAACTCACAACAACACTGGCATTGACAGAGGCAGGTTCAGCACTTCCGTTCATGTCAGAGCTCCTCTCCTTTTTTATCTCTTCCAGGTCAGTAACCGTGCCTGGGCCTTTCTTCTTCTTGAGTTTAGCCAAAATAGAAGATTCCCTCTCTGGAAAGGGAGGCATTTCTTCCAGCACTGTAGCCTTAGCACAGAAAAAAGTGTATTAGCTAATCTTACAGAAAAAGCCAAACTAGCTTCCGAGTCTTTGAAGACATATGCCTTTACAGAACACacaaggcaaaaccaaaagtaATTATCTGCATAGAAAACAACTATGCAGTTTATCATTCAGTGATGGATTAGTagagctgctttttaaaaaggaaaaacttatttaaaactTTTGAGTCCTTCCAAAGCAAAGAGAACAGGACTGTATTACCTCCTTTTGGTATCTGAATCCTGTAGGACTTTACTAGCCAGCTTTCACTGGCTTTCCAGCTCCAGATTAGCATGCTTTCAGAGTCATTTGTGCCACTAAAACAATAACAACTTTTATTTTAGCTCTAAATTAAAGATGATTGCAGCTGAACCAGGCAGACTAAAAGAATCAGGACCTATATTGTGGATCTTTAACTCTGCATTAAGATTTCTCAGCAATCAGGGACGGTTTAGTGGAGCTTACTGGTCGACAGTAAGCAAAGCTGAAGAGTTCtgtgtaataaaaagaaatctaccTACCAATATATCAGTACTGGCAATAGTACTGAGCCTCAAATACTCAACAGCTCTCTGCTGCAACTCAACATCAGCATTCTTTAGTTGACTGTCACTGCGCAATACATCTTGGATTGTAGTTTTGATTTCTGGAAACAGGTTCACAAACTTGATGTAGGTAGACAGAAGCAGAGCTCGGGTAGGAACACTACACAGATGAAACTTGGAATGTAGCAAGTTGAACTGGATGAGGGGacttaaaaggcagaaaaatagtATGTTCAGTTTTTATAGACATGAGTTATACCTCTTAATGCTTTACTAGCAAGAGCTGAATCATTTGTTTAATTAGCCTTTAGGAATATTATGCAGACATTAAATTGATAACAGAAAGTGTTACTACTTCagttcagtatttcagaaagtgTTTTACCTTGATCTTGGATCACCTGCTATCAGATTTCCAAATTCTCCCAAGATGTAGCCACCTACTTTGACAAGATTCTCATGGCATGCTGGAGCTTGGAGGGCCTGTAAGAATATATTAATAGTCATCGAACTTTCTGTCACTTCCATGTCCAGTTTCCTAGTCAACTTCACTGTAAGAGGAGACCATGGAGTACTTAGAAGTAAAGCATGGTAGGTGGTACAACTTTATAGAAGAATCTCTAATGTCAAGTATTGCTTGCTTCAGAGCATTTTTAGACTAATCTTTTAGACTGTGGAATTCTGAGGACAGATACAGCTACTTAGGTTTCCCCTTATATCTTTAGGGGTCTCAGAAGGATGTTATTATGCTTAATTTATGCTTTGCAAGAATGTGCTAAAGTTGTCTAAGATAAAAACACTGTCATCGAATATGAAGAAACAAATAGCAGAGATGAGCTCTGAAATTCAGATTAAACACTCAGGATATCAAAAAAAGAGTGGAAAGCCCACATAAGAATCCCAACAATTAAGAGCAACAAGGCCAGATATCCAGACATTTGAAAGTGTTCTTCTTAATTGttcaaatttcagttttatcagATCCTGAACAGAAGCAGTGGGTATACCATGTTTCTAGAAGGATCACCAAGCTATCGTCTTTTCTGATCTCTGGATGCAGAAAAGGGCATGGGGGAGGGAGTGAATGGCAAAAAAGCCCCTCCCTCAAAGACAACCCCcaaaaaaggggagggaggggggcaaaaaaaaaagagaggagggcggcaaaaaaaggagggaagaaagaccCTCCCCATCCAAATAAAGACAGTGGGAGCCCGCCCTCAAAAAGGGAGGTACGAACAGAGGCCTTCCCCTCAAAAAtggggggaagagaaggggtataaaaaaaagcaagtgtgtGAGAAGGGAgtgcccccccaaaaagggggggagggcGGAGGAGACCCTCCTCCCCCAAAAGGTGGGGAGCGGGGCAGGCACTACCCTCCTCCAAAAGATGAGGGAAGGGAGGGCCATCTCCTCCCCAAAAAGGTGGGGGGGTGGGCACCCGCTCCTCCCAAAAAATAGGGGGGAagagggttaaaaaaaaaaaaaaaaaaagcagcagcaagctgcCCTGTAAAAAGGCTTCTATTTTCACTACATTTCAGTAGTTTTCCAGGTAGTGTAATTTCCCTACTCAGAAACTAACAAGAATCTCAGCATAACCTAGACTGCCCTCCCtcaccaaaaccagaacagtACTGGTCCTCAGCAACTTCAGCCTTTGGCTCTGAAAGTCTATGATGCTAGCTTTATAGAAAGCTTCAGCAGCACTCATCAAAATATTCAGAACCATATTTTATTCTCCTTCCTAACATGGggaagcacacacacacacttactAGATCACATGGTGTTTACTTTATTTCTACCTCAGTttgaaagtaaatttaaaacagTTATTCTTACCTCAAAAACAGTCTTTGCTGCATACCCTTGAACATCATCCCTGTTGATGACAATCTGAATAACTCGATACCACACTTCTTCACTGACATAGTCACCAGCAATGCGAATCAGATTCAAGATTGTATCCACATACCAGGTATAATCCACCGCATACTTCTCAGCTAGAATTGCAACTTTCAGAACCTGAACACACAAAAGTATAAAGAAGGCTGACTAGCTTCTTCCATTAGCTACTTATCAAGATTCATTTTCATATACACTCAGCGATACCCCACAGTACCCTACAGAAGTCTTAGTTTCAGATGGGCCAGCTTGCTCTCTTGCTCCCACAGCTAAGGTGAAAGACTACTACATATAAAAAGTATAGTATTACATCATATCATATGCATTTATAGTGACCTATTCCTTTAGGAGTAGTAAAAATGTGAGTTTCATTCTTTTAATCTGCCACGTTAGACTACCAACAGCAATACAACAGTACAAGATGCAAACTCACACTGTATTCTATGCAAACTTCTCTGATCAAGAAACTTGAGCACCAAATGAAGCTAAATAATTATTCTAAGTACAGGTTTTAATGACCCTCCCAGAATGGTAGCCAAGTATTTCaacttttgcattttcttcctcctgggaggaaggagatgggTATCATGCCTCTCTTTTAGCTAATTATAAAGTACTGGCTTTAGGAATCCTTAAACTGGAGAAATGTTCTCACAGCATAAACATAACTTCTAcctaaaaataagtatttctcaAACTGATTTTTTGAACCTATTGAACAGCTGAACAGAGTAAGACATAACTCTCAGATCTAGAGATTACATTGCTCAAGCACTGGTAAAATCCACTTCACTTTCTATTTGCAATGCCCTCAGACCAAGATTAGTTTTTAACATTCCTAGTCTCCAAGTGTAAAGAACAAACATTCTTTGCTATTAGACTACGAGGTTAggggttttgctgttgttatttttttttaaatcaccatgaaaaaaagaatatctaTCTCAGACTACACAACATCCCAAACAATAAATGATACATGCCAAAGTCAGCGatgaaaaaataaggaaactcAAAACAACTTACAATTTCTTCTCTAATGGAATAGTCAGCAGTCTCCAAGTAATTCAACATTTCAGCCACAATTTGTTGGGCATTGCTTCGGTCACACATTGCATACAGAAGATCTACAGCTCTTTGTCGTACACTTACATCTCTTTCAGTCTGCAAAACGGTGTACAGGAGAAGGTCAAGattatttcatctttatttggAAAGTACTGCAGAGATGAAACTTACTCCAAATCATAGtcagatttaaaacaaatgcattacTCTGCATCTGAAAGATCATGAAAAGCTCAGATACACCCTTCACATAAGCTACGAGTCTCTCACGTTATTCTCACTTTCAGTCACCTACAAACAGGCTGCTGGAGACCAAGAGCTACCTGCTTTTAGATAATATTACAGAAATTCAAATAATCAGGTTTTGTTTATGTAGCGTACATGTTCAAATCTGTGCAAGTACTGAAAGGACAAATAAGTTTGTATAGAATATTCCACTATCACCCTAACTAGGGTGAATGAGATTGTGGTCCACTGAGCAATGGGCAACTGGCATCACTGGCCACAAATGCACTAATTACTGGCTGAAGTTATCAAATTGTCACCAGGCCAATGGGCAATTAGGTACCTATGGGTTTAGTGTTCAGCTTGCCTCCTATCAACAGAAGACCAGCTAGAACAGATATGTACTTTAAAGTTAGACAAATGTATTAATATGCTATAGCAtgagcttggaaaaaaacaatatatGTAAACACTGAACTATACAAGTAAACGTACATGCAAATCAGTCTTCCTCTTTCGACCTCTgctttttcacataaaaattaCCTGGGAACATATCTTTTTGGTTTCTTGAGTTTATGACTCCACAGTGGAAGCTGATCTGCTTTACTGCTCCCTGTAAGCTAATGCAGTGAAGGAGTAGTGTCTGATATCAGCAAGACAGTAATAAAACAAAGCCTTCCCAGAATTCTCCATTTTGAAATTCTACCTTTAGAAAGAATTATTTATCTTAAGCCCACATCTTGAGGCTACATTAAAAGTGTTACAGGGCCATGGCTACAAGTATCAGATTTACTAGCAAGCTGCAGAAATAAACTGAAGCTGACCTCTATCACTGCCAGCACAGCACGGCTTTGCACCACTAAGGAAAAAACCTAAAGCAGACTTCTGAGAATAACTCATTTGGTCCCCTAGTATCATTAGCTCAATTGGGGATGGGGGCTTGGAGCAGTGGGGAAAAGGTATTGAGGCAGAGAAGAATATGACATTCAAAACAGACTGCACACTTAAATATTTACCTTCAATGCATTGATAACTGTTTCTATGTGTGTTTTCACAGCCTCATGTGAGAATTCAGAACTGGCAAGCGTGCACATGCTTTCCAGTGCTAGGTAACGCAAATTAGTTTCTCGGTGCTGCAAGAACTGACCTAGCTGGTTACAGGCACGGACTAGTAGATTTGGCTCACTGCACAGAACAGGAGAGAAAGTGAAAGGGTTAAAAGCAACAGGTTTGAGAATATCAAATACAGAATACTATTTCTGCAGAGGAAATTTCTTAAAATGTCTCAAAGTGTCTGCTAGAATGCCCTGCTGgtggaaatgaaaattcagataCCGTGAGCAAATAATCTCATTTGAATTACAGTCATGGGGTGAACACaaaacacctaaaaaaaaaaaaaaaacaaaccaaaaaaaaaaccacagcaagaaaca contains these protein-coding regions:
- the AP2A2 gene encoding AP-2 complex subunit alpha-2 isoform X3 — its product is MPAVSKGDGMRGLAVFISDIRNCKSKEAEIKRINKELANIRSKFKGDKALDGYSKKKYVCKLLFIFLLGHDIDFGHMEAVNLLSSNRYTEKQIGYLFISVLVNSNSELIRLINNAIKNDLASRNPTFMGLALHCIANVGSREMAEAFAGEIPKILVAGDTMDSVKQSAALCLLRLYRTSPDLVPMGDWTSRVVHLLNDQHLGVVTAATSLITTLAQKNPEEFKTSVSLAVSRLSRIVTSASTDLQDYTYYFVPAPWLSVKLLRLLQCYPPPEDPAVRGRLTECLETILNKAQEPPKSKKVQHSNAKNAVLFEAISLIIHHDSEPNLLVRACNQLGQFLQHRETNLRYLALESMCTLASSEFSHEAVKTHIETVINALKTERDVSVRQRAVDLLYAMCDRSNAQQIVAEMLNYLETADYSIREEIVLKVAILAEKYAVDYTWYVDTILNLIRIAGDYVSEEVWYRVIQIVINRDDVQGYAAKTVFEALQAPACHENLVKVGGYILGEFGNLIAGDPRSSPLIQFNLLHSKFHLCSVPTRALLLSTYIKFVNLFPEIKTTIQDVLRSDSQLKNADVELQQRAVEYLRLSTIASTDILATVLEEMPPFPERESSILAKLKKKKGPGTVTDLEEIKKERSSDMNGSAEPASVNASVVSTPSPSADLLGLGSAPLTNSAPPPSSSGSLLVDVFSDSASAVAPLAPGSDDNFARFVCKNNGVLFENQLLQIGLKSEFRQNLGRMFIFYGNKTSTQFLNFTPTVICSDDLQSSLNLQTKPVDPTVDGGAQVQQVVNIECVSDFMEAPILNIQFRYGGTFQNLSVKLPITLNKFFQPTEMSSQDFFQRWKQLSNPKQEVQNIFKAKHPMDAEITKAKIIGFGSALLEEVDPNPANFVGAGIIHTKTTQIGCLLRLEPNLQAQMYRLTLRTSKEAVSQRLCELLSEQF
- the AP2A2 gene encoding AP-2 complex subunit alpha-2 isoform X5 translates to MEAVNLLSSNRYTEKQIGYLFISVLVNSNSELIRLINNAIKNDLASRNPTFMGLALHCIANVGSREMAEAFAGEIPKILVAGDTMDSVKQSAALCLLRLYRTSPDLVPMGDWTSRVVHLLNDQHLGVVTAATSLITTLAQKNPEEFKTSVSLAVSRLSRIVTSASTDLQDYTYYFVPAPWLSVKLLRLLQCYPPPEDPAVRGRLTECLETILNKAQEPPKSKKVQHSNAKNAVLFEAISLIIHHDSEPNLLVRACNQLGQFLQHRETNLRYLALESMCTLASSEFSHEAVKTHIETVINALKTERDVSVRQRAVDLLYAMCDRSNAQQIVAEMLNYLETADYSIREEIVLKVAILAEKYAVDYTWYVDTILNLIRIAGDYVSEEVWYRVIQIVINRDDVQGYAAKTVFEALQAPACHENLVKVGGYILGEFGNLIAGDPRSSPLIQFNLLHSKFHLCSVPTRALLLSTYIKFVNLFPEIKTTIQDVLRSDSQLKNADVELQQRAVEYLRLSTIASTDILATVLEEMPPFPERESSILAKLKKKKGPGTVTDLEEIKKERSSDMNGSAEPASVNASVVSTPSPSADLLGLGSAPLTNSAPPPSSSGSLLVDVFSDSASAVAPLAPGSDDNFASPDLASSEVVSEEPADTVHDADELFHKFVCKNNGVLFENQLLQIGLKSEFRQNLGRMFIFYGNKTSTQFLNFTPTVICSDDLQSSLNLQTKPVDPTVDGGAQVQQVVNIECVSDFMEAPILNIQFRYGGTFQNLSVKLPITLNKFFQPTEMSSQDFFQRWKQLSNPKQEVQNIFKAKHPMDAEITKAKIIGFGSALLEEVDPNPANFVGAGIIHTKTTQIGCLLRLEPNLQAQMYRLTLRTSKEAVSQRLCELLSEQF